A section of the Streptomyces sp. SCL15-4 genome encodes:
- the truB gene encoding tRNA pseudouridine(55) synthase TruB — translation MTQKHTTPDGLVIVDKPSGFTSHDVVAKMRGIARTRRVGHAGTLDPMATGVLVLGVERATKLLGHLALTEKEYLGTVRLGQTTLTDDAEGEITSSTDASKVTRDGIDAGIAKLTGDIMQVPSKVSAIKIDGVRSYKRARDGEEFEIPARPVTISSFAVHDVRDAVAEDGTAVLDLVVSVVCSSGTYIRALARDLGAGLGVGGHLTALRRTRVGPYKLDAARTLDQLQQELTVMPMAQAADAAFRRWQVDAKRARLLLNGVRLEMPEEYAGAGAVAVFDSEGRFIALVEEHRGKAKSLAVFG, via the coding sequence ATGACCCAGAAGCACACCACGCCCGACGGCCTCGTCATCGTCGACAAGCCGTCGGGCTTCACTTCGCACGACGTGGTCGCCAAGATGCGCGGGATCGCGAGGACCCGCCGCGTCGGCCACGCCGGCACCCTCGACCCGATGGCCACCGGCGTCCTGGTCCTCGGGGTCGAGCGCGCCACCAAGCTCCTCGGGCACCTCGCGCTCACCGAGAAGGAGTACCTGGGCACCGTCCGCCTGGGCCAGACCACGCTCACCGACGACGCCGAGGGCGAGATCACCTCGTCCACCGACGCCTCCAAGGTGACCCGGGACGGCATCGACGCCGGCATCGCCAAGCTCACCGGCGACATCATGCAGGTGCCGTCCAAGGTCAGCGCCATCAAGATCGACGGTGTCCGGTCGTACAAGCGGGCCCGTGACGGCGAGGAGTTCGAGATCCCCGCCCGGCCGGTGACCATCTCCTCCTTCGCCGTGCACGACGTCCGGGACGCGGTCGCCGAGGACGGCACGGCCGTGCTCGACCTGGTGGTGTCGGTGGTCTGCTCCTCCGGCACCTACATCCGCGCCCTCGCCCGGGACCTGGGCGCCGGTCTCGGCGTCGGCGGCCACCTCACCGCCCTGCGCCGCACCCGGGTCGGCCCCTACAAGCTGGACGCGGCCCGGACGCTGGACCAGCTCCAACAGGAGCTGACCGTGATGCCGATGGCACAGGCCGCGGACGCCGCGTTCCGGCGGTGGCAGGTCGACGCCAAGCGGGCCCGGCTGCTGCTGAACGGCGTCCGGCTGGAGATGCCCGAGGAGTACGCGGGCGCCGGCGCGGTGGCCGTGTTCGACTCCGAGGGCCGCTTCATCGCGCTCGTCGAGGAGCACCGGGGCAAGGCCAAGAGCCTGGCCGTCTTCGGCTGA
- a CDS encoding DUF503 domain-containing protein, with protein sequence MYVGTLSFDLLLGDVHSLKEKRSLVRPIVAELQRKYAVSAAEVDHTNLHRRAVIGLAVVSGDAAHLTDVLDRCERLVAARPEVELLSVRRRFHGEDDD encoded by the coding sequence ATGTACGTGGGGACTCTGTCCTTCGACCTCCTCCTCGGCGACGTCCACTCGCTGAAGGAGAAGCGCTCCCTCGTCCGCCCGATCGTCGCCGAGCTCCAGCGGAAGTACGCGGTGAGCGCGGCCGAGGTGGATCACACGAACCTCCATCGGCGGGCGGTCATCGGCCTCGCCGTGGTCTCCGGTGACGCGGCGCACCTCACCGACGTGCTGGACCGGTGCGAACGGCTGGTCGCCGCCCGCCCCGAGGTGGAGCTGCTGTCGGTCCGGCGCCGCTTCCACGGCGAAGACGACGACTGA
- the rbfA gene encoding 30S ribosome-binding factor RbfA, whose translation MADNARAKRLADLIREVVAQKLQRGIKDPRLGSHVTITDTRVTGDLREATVFYTVYGDDEERKAAAAGLESAKGILRSEVGRAAGVKFTPTLAFVADALPDTARTIEDLLDKARQSDEKVRETATGATYAAGADPYRKPADDDSDTDGDATE comes from the coding sequence GTGGCCGACAACGCGCGGGCGAAAAGGCTGGCGGACCTCATCCGGGAGGTGGTGGCCCAGAAGCTGCAGCGCGGGATCAAGGACCCGCGGCTCGGCTCACACGTCACCATCACGGACACCCGGGTCACGGGTGACCTGCGGGAGGCGACCGTCTTCTACACGGTCTACGGCGACGACGAGGAGCGGAAGGCCGCCGCGGCGGGCCTGGAGAGCGCCAAGGGCATCCTGCGCTCCGAGGTGGGCCGCGCGGCCGGGGTGAAGTTCACGCCGACCCTGGCCTTCGTCGCGGACGCCCTGCCGGACACCGCCCGGACCATCGAGGACCTCCTCGACAAGGCCCGGCAGTCCGACGAGAAGGTGCGCGAGACGGCCACCGGCGCCACGTACGCCGCCGGCGCCGACCCCTACCGCAAGCCGGCGGACGACGACAGCGACACGGACGGCGACGCCACCGAATGA